The proteins below come from a single Psychrobacter sp. PL19 genomic window:
- a CDS encoding transglutaminase family protein has protein sequence MKLQISHQTNYYYDELAQRSVQYIRMTPMQLPHQIIHRWDVMLPKVATNQKDGFGNDWLTLSRNEAHNNLQMQASGIVEINTDTERLEDMDNVPYLLFTVQTPLTKCSEAMREFAAPYLKDHTHDSLKAMANALIMKMPFVKDVTNVGTTAAESFETSAGVCQDHTHVFLSLLRDQQIPARYVSGYLYDDSENHMASHAWAEAWLEGYWYTFDISNQAFQPNSHVYVAIGRDYLDTAPVRGVRMGGGYENLYSQVLVTRLS, from the coding sequence ATGAAACTTCAAATCAGCCACCAAACTAATTACTATTATGATGAGTTGGCGCAGCGCAGTGTACAGTATATTCGTATGACCCCCATGCAACTACCGCACCAAATTATTCATCGGTGGGATGTTATGCTGCCTAAGGTAGCCACCAATCAAAAAGACGGTTTCGGCAACGATTGGCTAACCCTCAGCCGCAACGAGGCGCATAACAACTTACAAATGCAGGCTTCAGGTATCGTTGAGATTAATACCGATACCGAGCGATTAGAGGATATGGACAACGTCCCCTACTTGTTATTCACCGTACAAACTCCCTTGACCAAATGCTCAGAGGCAATGCGTGAATTTGCAGCGCCTTATCTAAAAGACCACACCCATGACAGCCTAAAAGCGATGGCTAATGCACTTATCATGAAAATGCCTTTTGTTAAAGATGTGACTAATGTGGGTACAACCGCTGCTGAATCTTTTGAGACAAGTGCTGGCGTGTGCCAAGACCATACGCATGTGTTTTTGAGTCTCTTACGAGATCAGCAGATTCCAGCACGCTATGTGTCGGGGTATCTATATGATGATTCCGAAAACCATATGGCCAGTCATGCGTGGGCAGAAGCTTGGTTAGAGGGCTACTGGTATACTTTTGATATCTCCAATCAGGCATTTCAACCAAACTCGCATGTCTATGTGGCCATTGGACGCGATTATTTGGATACCGCACCGGTACGTGGTGTCAGAATGGGCGGCGGTTATGAAAATCTTTACAGTCAAGTGCTAGTCACACGATTATCATAG